GTAATCAGCTTTTAATGGGTACGAAAAACGGATAATAAAAGAGGGAGAGCGAACTCGAGGCGAGGCATAAACGCattacatttttcaaatgcACATCAGCAGGGCAAGATGCGGACTGGGGCGATGGCACATGGGATCAGGAAAGGCACCGGCTATGTCTACTACGACTATGTGGCTATATGAGTATGGGGAATGGGGTATGGGGTGTGGGGTGTGGGGTGTGGAGTGTGCAGTGTGGGCGAAGTGCGGAGGCTTCGAGCGAAAGTGGCAATCGTCGGAGACCAAGACAACCACCAAGACAAGACGATGGCGGCTAGCCTGCACTCCGATGACGGATGCATGCATCATTAATACAACTGAAACAATGTTCAACAACTAAATAGCAACAACTGTCGGGCAAGGGGCATGAAGGGGAAGGTGGCGACTGGGGTCCGCCAACGCTTTACATCTCCCCCAATCAAAGTGCCCTCTCGAAAAGACTGAAGAAGAGAGAACGGCACCGCAAATACCCTACACGAAAAGATTGTTATGTTGGGGATAGATATGAAGGCCCGTTGCAGCATTTGTAAACGTGACTTTAAAATGTTAAGATCAGGTTACCACTAACACAAAACTTAATGCAGTATGTAGGTAGGTAGGGTAATTCCGGATGCGGTTGGGTTGCAAGTCTGCCATTATTGGCGAATATAATTAACAGAGTGGCCCACATACAGTCCAGCGGAGTAAGTGCATCCACGTATGTCTCCACTTGGCACTGGGGCTGGCGCATCCAATCAATGTTCACCCGGAGATGAATGGATAGTCAGTGTGGAAGGCTTAACAGCTGATCCACGTGCCCAGAACTCAGAACCCAGATGCCAGAGCCCCAAGCTCCATCTCCTGGCGTCTCGAGGCAATCAATCAACTACTCTCGTGCTGCATCATCGTAGTGGATGCGAATGTATCTCACGGATGCAGGAAAGTTAATTGAATCTGCAGCTCCTACACAAAGTGGGAATACGAACAGAAATCGAAATGGGAATAGGAATAGGAATGGGCAGGGGCATCATTCATCAAGCAACAATCAAAGAGATGACGACGGACGGGTTCGGTGATAAGTACATTTATACAAAAAGATATTCAATCAACAGGCTGACCCATTTCTCGATTTCATTTCGCCAGCACACCAAAAGGTTGAAAGTTCAAACGCGAATTGTTTAATTGCATTACCGGCAACCAGCAGTGGGTTGAAGGGGTCATGTGACATGTGCACAATAATTCAGCCATATTCTCCCTCCAAAGTGTAATGATTGGGGGCTGCGCTCTAATAATAGCCACTGTATTTCAGTTAAAAGGAAATATTTCAGATAACTCCAGGTGGGCGGTGCAAGAAAAACCCAAACGGAAGCAAGACAACTTCAATATGTTAAAAAGTCATAATTTATGTGGGTTAAAATTAGTTCAGACTCATAAAGATCTTTTCTTGAGGTCGTCACTTCTCTTCACAAATGAAATTTagaattatatatgtatgttggCTTAATGTTTTGCCCAAGAGGTCATTGGTGCAGCATTTCCATCGCGTTTTAGTAGCCATGCATGGTACGGATTTGAGTACGTACTTATATATTGCATTTCGTAAGCTTACCTTTTTCCTATAGTTATCCATTCATAGAGGGGGTTTGTTCGTTGTTTGATGAGATTCGTTGCGTTTTTTGGATGATCCTGCCTCCTGCTCGTACTTAAACCGTTACTCCAGCTAAAGATGCTGTTACTGTTAGTTATAGTCCTTCAGCTGTTAATGCAGTCGTTGCTGTTGGTATTTTCTTTGTTTCTGAGGAAAGCAGACGCAATAGCGACGACGCTTTCCTACAGGACGCTTTTCCAACATGTTTGGGGGGCACCAGCGAATTTCGCTTAGGAATTTTGATATCTCTTAATTCCTGCTCCGCGTTATTCTATATTTCGTGCGTTAACTTCTTTGTTGCAGCATTCCACTGTTGTTGCATTAGATGTTCAGCGTGTGGTTTAGCTTTTCCGATTTCCTGATTTCTTTCAATTTAACAATTTCGGTTCCtttcttttgattttctgGGTTTCCTCCTCTTATCTTCTTTTGctggttgttgctgttttgtAAATGGacgttttgttgttgtttggctTAATTTCgatatgtgtgtttgttgtgtttttAATCCTCGTTTGTTCTGGTATCGTTCCTCGTAGTTGTtggttatttatttaaagtgaGAGCTTAGTTTACTTAACTTCGTGCACTTATTGTATTTTGTCTGTCCTTttgggctgctgctgcttcttcccCATTTCGCTTTTCTTTCTGCTTTCGCTCTCCTTCTTCTTCGCCAGTCAGCTGTCGTTGAGCGAGAGGCAATTCGAGAGAAGACTGTTATTTCTTTCTCTGTGCGCAAACTCTTTGCGCTGGTGTTGTACAATGCGATATTATAATGTCTTATAACCTAGGACGTTCATTAATTTGCTCTGTCAGCACACACTAACCGAAATCTCGGGATTGCAATGCTTGTTTCCACCTTCATGTTATGAATATTTCCTAGCAAACATTCGTTTAACTTCGCACTGCCAGTCACTTTTCCCTCTTTTGTGTGGCTATGTGGGGCATTGGGCGCGCGTTTTGTGCCGATAATTCTCTTGCCCTGCGGTGACTTCACCTCCTTTTTCACCACGGGTTTACCGTTAACTACTCGCAGTGTAAGTTGGATTAATTTTTGCTAAAATGGCAGTATTAATTTGGGCCAACAATTGAAAAACAAACTCGACAGATCCGCGCAGCTACAAGTCTTCTTTTGCACAACTTTTACGCTCTGCGCTTTGTTACGCTGTTTCTTTTTGTTCTCTGTGTTCCATTCAGGTTTTGGGTTTATTCGTCCgtggtgtttttttttagggGTGGCTTTCTCTTTTCGACTCTCTCTCTCAGCTTCGCCTCCGCTCTCAGCGGCCTGTCTAGTCAAGCTTTGCAACCCCTCAGAACCACAGTTTGAGCACCATTTCTTGGAAATACAGTTTGAAAGTGGTTTAGACCGCtagttgttcttgttgtttgttttgcttggcCTTCCTTGCTGACTTTTATGCGTTTTCCACACTTTCCAACACTGCCAAGTGCCATGTGCTCGCCTCATGTCACCTCACTTTTTAATGGCGGTCCATGCATCCACAGGATACCAGCTTTCTCAGAAAATCCTAATTGACCGAGTTCaggcattttaaattttcctAAGCTTACATATTCTAAAATTTGATTAGCTATATTCATACTTTACGATTAATCCTTAAATACCTGGggatttcatatttatatacacCTATAATCGGAAACGGACGTAATGCTTTCCACCAACTTCCACTTCCCCTCATAATAGTCACGACTAATTGGTACATAAGTAACGAGGCTGTTAACGGTTTGGCCTCCAAAAAACCGAAGGGTTGCCGGCAATTTAAAGGGGAGTAAAGATCAGAGGAAAACTGGGAAATCGGGGTGGCTATGGTATTCTGGCCCATCCAGTTAGCTAGTTAACATCCACGTGCTTGTACATGAATTTAATCTCGGGGCAAACAAAGTAACAAGAATTCAATTTGTCACAGTGGTTAGCCCCGCTTTGTTGAGTATCCGGGGTTTGTCCGACGGGACTGGGTTCCCTTGCTCTCTCCGGGAATGGCACACAGAGCAAGGTGAAGCCGGGGATTCGAAGGTGGCCAAGGATCCGGGCAACATTGCCGGGCAACGGTGGCTCTATCTCTCTGAGCTACCCATGATCTGGATGTGGGAGGGGAAGATTGTagtgcacagagagaaatggGTTGTTGTCTTAAACAGAGAATATTTCCTGTTCGATTTGAGGGTGCATAGAGTATTCAACGCTTCTTCCACCAATAGAGACAATTCTCAAATTCCCAGTGCTTGCCTTTTTTTCGGGCAGTGGAGAGGCGGAACTAAATGTCGCGAGGGAGGTggtgtaaatatttgcatttcgcTTGTTTTTTGGGGTGTTGCGTTAGGCAAAGCCAAAAGGCTCCGGGGACTTGTTAATGTAAACAATGCGCATTTAATATTGAAAGCACAAGTACGAGGAGCTGGGCCACAATCGAGCAATCGGAAGGGGGCAAATACAGCCTGTGTATTCGTCCTTTTGGGGTAGTTTTGTGCCACGGAGGAAAGCTTCTCTTCGCTTGCAGCAGCACGAACTCCAACGCAGGCCTGCATTAACGCGTATTTCCGGGGAGCACTGGGTGACAAGGGAATTCGATGTAGGCTTGTGTAACGAGCCGACGCTGTGGAGCCCGTAACCCCTCCCTTAACAGAAGTAGAGGCACTCAACAAAATACAAGGTGGTAGTAAACCTCTGcgaataaatttaaaagaagTCACAGGTAGTCGTACGACTACCATACCACTTTCTTTTCATTGAATCTTATAAAGATAGACTTGCGATTTTAGAATTTTTACAGTGCTATGTAAGAATTTCAACTCATTTCGCGCAGTGTCTGTTTGCCGCTTGTGTTGGTGACAACTTTTAGGTTGGCGGGCCAGTTTTGTTGTTAGCCACAGCTGTTAGTGGCCCCCGTTCGACGAACACCCCCTTTAGCTACAGTTTCTCCATCCCTGTATAGAACAGCATTGTCATGAAAATCTGGGAACCCTCCACCTTTAAGCTGTCCTCCAATGTGGGGGTACTGTGCAGGATATCCCCTTGCCATCGTTTTAATTTTGCCACCCAAGCGATAAGGATTAGAAGCGGGGGCTGCCAGTCATTTAATGGCTTACCTTATCTTCGGCTTCCTCGGCGCGTTCTTCCGCTTCAATGACGCGCTGTTCGAGCTCCGTTAGCTGCAAGTAGAAAGaaagagacttggttaaaacTCATCATTGTTAATGTTGCAGTAACCAAAGCAGGAACATCATTTGTAATTTATACATCGTCTCATAAGATTTTCAGGAGTTTTTACCAGGACGCAGGAGcactttatatatatttaaatttttctgcCAAAAACTATTAAAACCAAACTAATATTGTAAAAGttttgaaaaaatacaattgaTAAATACTTTTGTAGATCTGTACGTAAAATATTACGTGGCGCCATCTATATCTGAAGGCTTGTCTGAAAATGTATTGCCCAAGTAAAAAGGTATCTGACCACAAAGTTTCTTCTTGGTTTTATTCCATAATCCATAGattaattaacttaattaattaattaattaacttaattaacttGATTAGTTCGGAATTGGTTATACTTTCAATAAATTATTCCTAAGCCTCCGTGTTTTCAATGGatctataaataaatttacagTGTAATTTCATAGTCGATTCCACAACCCAATGTAAGAATTTTTCTGATACACTCTCGAACACACTATTCACCTTAGTGCAGACACCTACCCTAATAAGAAAAAGTTCCCAGTATTTTTCGATGTGGTGAATTTAGTTTAAGCACTTGAAGAATGGCTATTTTGCGGTCTCTTATGCTTTTGGGCTTTTTTTCACGGGGAATCATCTACCCACCCACCCGATAGATGGTCTATCCATCAATGAATCAATCATGGGAAATGACACACAATTTGCGGCTAATAGGGATAATGCTCTCTAGCTAATACAATTCATGTCGCTGGGATCTGTTTTTTTCACCTGGTATTAAGATAATTTTGGAAAACGGCGCACATTCGCCCTTGGTCGCTTGCTTCGCGCGTTTAGCACTCAATGGCTTTCCATTTAAGATAGGTGAAAAGCCAGCCGCGGAAATGGCCCTCGAGGAATTCCCTTCCAATTAATCACCCAAGTGGCCTACGGAACCCAAGAGTCCAAAAGGAGAAGGGACGTAGAGGAAGATGGTTAAACGCCGCTAAGGGTTCCACTTGAATCGCGCAGGAGATCGACTGCCGTCTATTTTGAATGTCTTAAGTGCATTAATTTCCGCTTTTTATGCCATTCAAGTGGCCACCCAATCAAGGGGGCAGGCGGGGGGTGTGGAGCCTATTGATTGATGGATGTCAAATTGCTGTGCGAAATATGAAGGAGCCTCCTCTACCGATGATGAATGGCGGAGCGGAAGTGGCAGGAAGCGTCAGCTTGACTTGATGGTAAGCTTTCATACATCTCCGCTTCCTTCGGAGTTAACCTTTGCTAGGCTGTTTAAGGAGTATACTCGTACTTCTCTACTCAAAGGAGAATCTAACTGCATATCCAATCGAATACGAAGTACAAGTACCGTCTAAAATCTCCAACCTTGTTAGGaagtgtttttatttgtttgcttgctGCTTCGTCTGCACTTTAATACTATAAAAAGAGTCCGATTGGTCATGTAATGACTAAGTAGAGGACTAATTGGCTGAGCCATTTCCTTTGCCAAAAACAGCTGCATAGCTCCACGATTATAAATAGGGTGGAACCACCGACAAACTCGCCCAGAAGCAGCAGATATGTGCTCTAGTTTAGGCGACTTGTTTGCCTGCATTAGGGCCCAGGGAAATTCCGACGCGGATTCCCCCATCACCACCCATCGGCGGAATATCGCTGACCTGGACGATGAGGCGCCCGATCTGCAGCTCCAACAGGTGCCGACCCGCAAGTGGAACGATCTTTCCGTGCCACAGCGACACGATTCGTTCCCAGTTCTTCCCCCTCCAGCTGCATCTCCACTGACGGGATGCCTTCGTCCCTCTTTGCGGTCAGCAAGGGTCTCCTACGAAGCCTTGGAGCGCTACGATCGGATTTTTGGCGGATCTATCCAAGACGCAAGGTCATCTGGTTCAGTCCGAAATATTCCCGACCAGTTCTAGGCGGAAATTTTTTGGGATTTCGGCATTGATATGAAAATGTGATCCCCATATTCCGCTAAAAGCCGAACACAATAAATACATTGACTATATAGACAATTTCCTTGCATGCGATGACTGGCTGGTGTGTTCGGCGCTGCGACAAAACTTGGCCAAAGCATTGGATTAAACATAAAGCTGAAAAGGCAGAAAGTTCGGCTCGACTTGCGTGCGTGAAAGATTGCCGAGGTTTTACCGGATTTGGCCGTCCTCATCCGCACACCTGTTTAATCAGGGCGTTCTGGCCTGCCAATTGGCGACTTAATTGGAAGGAAATGAAGCAGTCGGCGGCCTTAAGCAGAAAACATTTGGCATTAATTGCTGGAGGTGTGGCAAGGGGGGGGGGGTCCACTTTCCTTCAGACACTTCAGACTTAAACACACATAAGGTTTACAAATGTGCCACGCAGTCGCAACAagaacggaaacggaaaatGTTATTTCGCAGCCACGAATGCAATtccagcaaacaaacaaacaaatggcTCACAATGGGTGAAGTAAACCCCGAAGCCCCTACTGCCAAAGGAGGTGACTTTGCCCATTAGTCGGTTTAGGTGTCGTTTGCCGTTCTGCTGAAAGTTTCCAGCGAATGTCGCACTAAAAGTTGTCTTTCTCGCGATTGCGATACAGTTGTGAATATATAGGGGGTCTTATAGGGTGGGTGGACAATGCTGCAAGGAGGAGGGGCGGAGATCTTGATGGGCTGCAGTAGCTCTGTCTTCACCCGACTGGGAATTGCTTTGGATAAAACGAGTTCACACTGATGTATGCTACGACCGGAAGGCGCCCAATTGATAGGTCAACAATGGAACAGTGCAACAGCAAACTTGCTTTTGAAACGCATTATTCTGTGGTCTGcgtcgtatacgtaatgcgaCCTACCACCCcacaaaactaaataaaacattttaacaGTTTACCaacaatattttcatatttatactCAATTCCATCggtactcgtagagtaaataAGTCAACAACAAACTTTTATACAGACTATAaggtatctgatagttgaCACTCGAATAGGAGTAGTGTTCTCTCTTTGTGCCTGGTTCTTTGGTGCTCACAATCGAATCCAAACATTTACCATATGtgcatatacatttttaaaacacATAACATGATACACTCAAGTAATCCTCTCCCATTTGAAGCTATCGTACACAGCCTTTGTTAGATTCGTTTAACCCACTCCTGTACATCGATGACCTGTAGATTGGTTAGGTTATTACGCCCATTTTTATTGGCTTTCAATTCGTATGCCAGTTGTCTCCTCATTTGGTTTGTGTTTTGATTgcaaaaagttaattaaaattttgttgtaattgaattttattgcattgtttgtttgcattttgttttgttcagGTTTTTTGCTTTGTGCGGAACTTTGTTTGAGTTTTGTCgagtttttctattttttgccGGCTGTTTTGTTGTCTGGCCATTATGCCATTTGTTGTCATTTGGTTTTTGCCTTTGgtcttaattggattatggCAAAAAGAGTTTTAATTAAACCAAATGaagcggagtgcgggcagtGAGTGGCAAGCTCTTTTTGAATCAGATGATGGTTTCCGGCAGCCTGGGATCATCGTAACCATCGACGAAGCCTTCGAAGCTATTATCGCACTCCTGCTCGGCAGCCAATGGGTTGCGGATGAGTTCAAAGGTCAGTGGCGGCAGTGGCGGCAGCGGGGGTAGTTCGACCTTTACCACTTTCGACGCTGTTTCTTCATTCGCGGGAGTCGATGGGAATTCCATCATACAGTCGTCCCCGCAGCGTCGGCAGTACAGCAGATCCACCAAAAAGCCCAGAAACATCCCCACCTCTGATTATGCGGTGCTCGCCCGACAGCTGATTTCGCAGCACTGACGATACCGGGGAGCCACCTACTACTATACTACCCACCTACTTCTACAGCCCCAGGCATCCACGCGTCCACAAATCCACGCCCCAAGCCCCACGCCCCACAACCCACAACACAGCTGCGTCCACAGCAGAATTCGCAAATGAATGGATTACAGACTCGCTCGTTTTCCAGTAAGCCCATCGTCATCGGTGTAAAAAGCaaatgacaaaattaattaaaattaaaattaaatgtccCTCGTTTGGCGTTGATTAAGGAGTGCGATCATGCATTATGCATAGCACATTATATCGTATTCACTGCATCGGCATTACGTAATCCACtgtccacacacacacgcgcgcgcATTTATGCACTTATGCATTTATGTTTGTTGCTGTATAGAATGCACATTATAATTACATTTATGCGCGGCCATCAAATTCAATGGGGCTAAAGCATTTGCATAACGTCCGCACGCCCTGCTCACTCGTTAAAGTCGAGATTCGAGGTGGCTTCCGTtccaaaaacactttttactACTATTTAATACTAAGCATTATTTAGACCAACATAATTGGGGACTAACGTGAAAAAAGTTTCGATTCTACTTGGTGCTGCTACTACGCTGATCAGTTCAATGCATTTCTGCTCTGTCTCGCTCTCGCCACATTTCCGTCCTACTCTCACTCACTCAATCGCTGTCTACTGCAacgaaaaattcaatttggccAGGAAGAAGAGCTTATGAAAAAATGAATAAGAGTGAGAAATTTGCAATCTTTTAATCACACTCACTCACTAGCTCTGTCCCTCTCCTCCCTGCTCTCCGCGCCTCTCTCCATCCCGCTCTGTGATTTTAATTATGCTTAACAAGCTGGGAAAGAAGCAGCAGCTGCGGCTGAGGAAAATAAATGAAGGCCATTGCTCGCCATCCGCAGGTCCTTTGAGGACTCCCGCTCGACATTTCACACTTTATGGTCcccatttgtttatattaagTTGGTTGCATTATTAAAGGTATTATGATGTCGGAATGTGACTAATTAAACGCACTCGGTCcattttttcttatatttcCATAGATCTATGCTGCCCTTCGAGCATTGTTTCTTTATATGTTGGGTTTTGCTATAACTCTCCCTATTCTGCCGTCATTCGCCTTTCGAACTTTTTATTGTGCCAGTTAAGAAATATAGCgcggaaaatgcaaatttgtcacaaataaaaaacccTAGAGAGCAAGCAAAAGACAGAAAGTAGGCCAATCATGCCACAGCCAAATTCATGTCAACCGCATGAAGGCCAGGCCCATACGCACCGACGTCCTCTCCACGCCACTCTACTTTTTTTTGGGCTTTGGGTCAAGTGGAAAGAAGAACAAGCACGACAAGAATAACCACAACATGAAAAACTAGGTTAACATGGGTTAAGGTGTGTCATTAACTTGCCACAAACACACATGGGAGGCCTGGGCCAGCATTGAGTTTGCCCCACGGCACTGCACTGCACGTTTCCCCTCTCCCCACTCCAATTCACCATTCCCATCCCCGCAATTTCCATTTTCTGTTTAACCTATCCCCCACACgcatgcactgagaaaaatcaGGTCTGGCAAGCACTACATGTTTTTGTTACTCTGCGGCGTATGCTTAATATCTTAGCAAAAGGCCCATTTTTCAAGAGggaacaagagagaatgctggagtcgagttccccgactatcagatacccattactcagctTAAGGCCAAAAGGGAGTACAAGTAGCACAACGCCTGCTTTCAAGGTTTCAAGGTTGTACGcgaaagtaataataatacaatttttaGCGTCCGTTGCAAGTGTTTTGCCTGCGGAGTTATTAGAGGGGCGTTTTACCACTGCTGCCGACGACTTCTCATTACGGCTAATGTGCCAAGGGCGACTGCTGCACCTGCGCCTGCAGCATCCCCACCTGGCTGAACTAATTAGCAGCTAGGCAAAGTCGAAGGCAGCTCAGCTTAGAGCGGCAAAGTTCCTGGGCGCCATCGAAATTGACACAAATTGGCACAGGGCGAGTACATTAGGGCAATCAGATTAGACGATGTCGTCGTCATCACGTCATGTGCGATGTGTTTTCCCGGTGCACCTTATTTTCCAGCCCCCTCCCGTTCGCCGACAACTTCGTTTTTTCCCTCCGTAGGTAAAAGCTGAGGAGAAGCCACAGGAGCCACGCAGCGATTTTGCAGCTGCTTTCAATCATGACGCACGGATTAGAACTCAGGTTAAAGATTAACAATGCCAAACAAGAGCGACAGACAAGGCGGGTTCCTCGGCTGTCAGGCAATGGAGGTTTGCTCACGTCACGCCCACTATTAGTTAGAACGCTCCTGATGAATGGaatggattggattggatccGCGTGGCTTGGATGCGAGCATGGAGTGGAAGAAAACGTACGATAAGATAAGCCGATTGCGAACAGCAAGTGCACCGAAGATGTAGCAGAAACCAGATTAGTCTGGAGGAGACTGACTTGAGGGGAAGCGATATCCTTGGATATTAGTTAACGTTATGCGATGAACAGGTTGGCTGCTGGCGCTGGCAAGTATACCTAGCTTGGTTCAGAGTCATAATAGAGACATTAAAAACATCTTCTTTTCCCCCATCTAAGTGAATTCCCTGATCAACGGGCTTTGAAATAAACGCCTCTCAAGTTGAGTGCAAAGGGAGTGTGATGACCGCAAAGCATTGTCATAAAAAGCAGAAATGGCGAGATATCCCAAAGCTATTAGCAGTTGATAGCGTCTCAAGGACTCCGGCTAGATCAGGACCAAGCCGAAGCCCAAACTCCGTCTGCCTCACAGGCGACTCAAGATAAGGACAACAAAGCCGGGCGACGAATAACAATTAGTGCATACATTTGGCAGAAGAAAAAGTACACAAAGAAGAGAGCAGAGAAAAGCAGGAGTCCGCGCAATAATCACAGCCAAGTGCTGCATATTTATAGGCGCAATCAACTTTATTGCGCTGGCAGCGACTCCAGATAGCACAACAAAGGACTGCGACTACCTTCTTCATACTAATTAACTTAATTGCGGCTCCACTCCGCGCTCGAAGTAATTGCCACTCAAAAGTTCAATGCGTTCACGGCCCAATCTGGCAGGCAACCGGTTTTCCCCAAAGGATTGATGCTTCTTCAAAACAATATTTGGATTGCTGCCGAAGGAATAAACATCCTGGAGCAGGATCGCAATGGGAATACTCCGATTTAATGTATCGACCTTTTCTTGTGTTTGAAATTAGCAAATGCGGATTAACGAGGAATCATTGCGGGTCAACTTCTGGCGGAATATTTGTTTCAATTTCAGCATTCAGGTTCGTTTCTTTTCGGCTGAGCACTGTGTGTGTTTCCAACGCATTCCATTCCAGAAGACGAAGTGGTCCTAGTCGGCAGTTCCGTGGTGAATTTCAATTATCCTTGTTGGAGCAACTATTGCATGCATTTTCATTCCCTTTCTCATTTCCAGACATCCCTTGCATTTCAGTTTTGGTTTTAGGCATGGGACGCCGCCTAGTTTTTCATTCACAGTCCGTGCGCCCCCACCCCACCTCCTCCCTTCCCCAAGAGGCGAGACCCCCCTCTATTCATTTCCATCCCCATCTAATTTTTCTCGCTTTTCACTTCATCTTCTTCTTGTGGCGCTTGCCGCCTATTTGCGCCGTAAATTGTTTGCATACAATACGGCGACAGTGGAGGGGCATGGAGCAGGGGCCTAGTTGAAAGGCCCAGCCATTTGTTTTGGGTCTTAACTTTTGGTGCGGCT
The Drosophila mauritiana strain mau12 chromosome X, ASM438214v1, whole genome shotgun sequence DNA segment above includes these coding regions:
- the LOC117146361 gene encoding uncharacterized protein LOC117146361 produces the protein MCSSLGDLFACIRAQGNSDADSPITTHRRNIADLDDEAPDLQLQQVPTRKWNDLSVPQRHDSFPVLPPPAASPLTGCLRPSLRSARVSYEALERYDRIFGGSIQDARSSGSVRNIPDQF
- the LOC117146360 gene encoding uncharacterized protein LOC117146360, translated to MFLGFLVDLLYCRRCGDDCMMEFPSTPANEETASKVVKVELPPLPPLPPLTFELIRNPLAAEQECDNSFEGFVDGYDDPRLPETII